In Streptomyces violaceusniger Tu 4113, one DNA window encodes the following:
- a CDS encoding helix-turn-helix domain-containing protein, translated as MSSGGDFARMVRVSLREQKLSIRAASRAMNYDHAFLSRVLSGKQRPSAELAASLDALLGADGKLTEKAGELIGNTEECESRNISDSANGGEGAVFRDLKGMAGAPTLGISPFDGMALQESGEHMLKMFLHLDDELGGDSLFLPLSRYVSRMAVNVREKIPSGALIVFGQLNQMVGWLALDANNHAAARNYFNEAVRVGHEADNPGLKASALAYMSLQETYRGRQTPALSFAQEAITLNSHQLTPLIRTMLGTRLARAHACLGNGASCLKALDAARNDFDQVGSLEEPGYVSYVDAIEVAAQEGACYLDLGMSQKAVTSLTSAIGLLSIHAPNRVRDRVHYLSRLAKCYLLDGEVEQACQTGSHALDLSRMIGSARVADRLGEFAVSLAPYSGVSSVIDFREKYRVAAQELAWF; from the coding sequence ATGAGCAGCGGCGGGGACTTCGCACGTATGGTCCGAGTATCACTGCGTGAGCAGAAGTTGAGCATCCGGGCGGCTTCACGAGCCATGAACTACGACCATGCGTTCCTGTCCCGTGTACTTTCCGGAAAACAGCGTCCTTCTGCCGAACTTGCAGCATCGCTCGATGCTTTGCTTGGCGCTGACGGCAAACTCACAGAGAAGGCAGGTGAGTTGATCGGCAACACCGAGGAATGCGAATCGCGAAACATTTCGGATTCGGCGAATGGTGGCGAGGGTGCCGTCTTTCGTGACCTTAAAGGTATGGCGGGTGCTCCGACGCTTGGGATTTCTCCATTTGATGGTATGGCGCTCCAAGAGAGCGGCGAGCATATGCTGAAAATGTTCCTTCATCTCGATGACGAACTGGGAGGCGACAGTCTCTTTCTCCCGCTATCACGATATGTTTCCCGGATGGCTGTCAACGTGCGCGAAAAAATTCCCAGCGGCGCGTTAATTGTGTTCGGTCAGCTTAATCAGATGGTGGGATGGCTAGCACTTGATGCGAATAACCATGCTGCTGCGAGAAATTATTTCAACGAGGCCGTTCGGGTCGGGCATGAGGCCGACAACCCAGGGCTCAAGGCCAGTGCGCTTGCGTACATGAGTTTGCAGGAAACTTATCGAGGACGGCAAACGCCCGCTCTCTCATTCGCTCAAGAAGCAATTACTCTAAACTCGCATCAGCTAACACCACTCATCCGTACGATGCTCGGGACGAGACTGGCCAGAGCACACGCGTGCCTGGGGAACGGAGCATCGTGCCTGAAAGCGCTGGACGCCGCGAGAAACGACTTCGATCAGGTGGGGAGCCTGGAGGAACCAGGCTACGTCTCTTACGTTGATGCTATTGAAGTAGCCGCACAGGAGGGGGCTTGCTATCTCGACCTCGGGATGAGTCAGAAGGCAGTCACTTCACTTACCAGCGCCATTGGTCTGTTGAGCATCCATGCCCCAAACCGAGTTCGCGACAGAGTCCACTACCTTTCTCGACTTGCTAAGTGCTATCTCCTTGACGGGGAGGTTGAGCAAGCGTGTCAGACGGGGAGCCACGCGCTGGACCTTAGCCGCATGATTGGTTCAGCACGCGTCGCTGATAGACTGGGAGAATTTGCGGTGTCACTTGCGCCGTACAGTGGAGTTTCCAGCGTTATCG
- a CDS encoding sigma-54-dependent Fis family transcriptional regulator, giving the protein MTTIDDTPADSALSSLRRARDRFLSGRPPGDGVPEDLAEAWRRARFFGVPRDLVALPRVRPPEDSPLLAAARPALDRVAPTLSGEMGLVLVDSRCRALWSGGGRYTDPSADVAGLDLSEKAVGHNSAALALRTGRRAEVHGPEHFLDLWQEVSAVSVPLYEPTAGRPAGTITVVAPLGEGRTAHPGAAVAEATAHAVETELLGRARPPERVLLDAYLRQRADGAAVVSLDGSSRLVSPEAARLLSHETLARLERHATALLRDADAGPEGADAGPEDADAGPEGAHSGAPEEIAVPDGAGLTVRMTRVVHGGEVVGAVATVCPARRARAAERPGPDRLPGLVGTSPPWRVAVSRATELARATEPLLLIGEPGVGKTALARALLGRRDTAAPRLVDAAEQVAGEVPRWCRALAEGDGGAPPLLLRHAERLGQSDVAALLSLLEERPAVPLVATHTPGAPTGPCLSRLLDILSARSVTLPPLRERVEDIPALLAGLARRPSPGRPPLAWSLDARRALEQHTWPGNVTELAHVVREVAERRRATGPVRREELPYGLRVPPATRRLSGMERAERTAILEALRRHGDNKVRAAESLGIGRATLYRKLRAYGMDQA; this is encoded by the coding sequence GTGACGACCATCGACGACACCCCCGCCGACTCGGCCCTCTCATCCCTGCGCCGGGCGCGCGACCGGTTCCTCAGCGGACGGCCACCGGGCGACGGCGTCCCCGAGGACCTCGCCGAAGCCTGGCGGCGGGCGCGGTTCTTCGGCGTACCGCGCGATCTGGTGGCCCTGCCCAGGGTCCGGCCGCCCGAGGATTCACCGCTGCTGGCCGCGGCGCGCCCCGCGCTGGACCGCGTGGCGCCCACGCTGAGCGGTGAGATGGGACTGGTGCTGGTCGACTCCCGCTGCCGCGCGCTGTGGTCGGGCGGCGGCCGTTACACCGACCCGTCCGCCGATGTGGCCGGTCTCGATCTGTCGGAGAAGGCGGTCGGGCACAACAGCGCCGCGCTCGCGCTGCGCACGGGGCGCCGGGCCGAGGTCCACGGCCCGGAGCACTTCCTCGACCTGTGGCAGGAGGTGTCGGCGGTCAGCGTGCCGCTGTACGAGCCGACGGCGGGCCGCCCGGCCGGCACCATCACCGTGGTGGCCCCGCTGGGCGAGGGCCGTACCGCCCACCCGGGCGCGGCGGTCGCCGAGGCCACCGCGCACGCCGTCGAGACGGAGCTGCTGGGCCGGGCGCGCCCGCCGGAGCGGGTGCTGCTCGACGCGTATCTGCGTCAGCGGGCCGACGGGGCGGCCGTGGTGTCGCTCGACGGCAGCAGCCGCCTCGTCAGCCCGGAGGCCGCGCGGCTGCTGTCGCACGAGACGCTGGCGCGGCTGGAACGGCACGCCACGGCCCTCCTCAGGGACGCGGACGCCGGACCGGAAGGCGCGGACGCCGGACCGGAGGACGCGGACGCCGGACCGGAAGGCGCGCACTCCGGGGCACCGGAGGAGATCGCCGTACCGGACGGCGCCGGGCTCACCGTGAGGATGACGCGCGTGGTGCACGGGGGCGAGGTCGTCGGGGCCGTCGCCACGGTGTGCCCGGCCCGGCGGGCGCGGGCGGCGGAACGGCCGGGCCCTGACCGGCTCCCGGGGCTCGTGGGCACGTCCCCGCCCTGGCGGGTGGCCGTCTCCCGGGCGACGGAGCTGGCGCGGGCCACGGAGCCACTGCTGCTGATCGGCGAGCCGGGCGTGGGCAAGACCGCGCTGGCCCGCGCCCTGCTCGGCCGCCGGGACACGGCCGCACCGCGTCTGGTCGACGCCGCCGAGCAAGTGGCCGGTGAGGTCCCGCGCTGGTGCCGTGCGCTTGCGGAGGGGGACGGGGGCGCACCGCCGCTGCTTCTGCGCCACGCCGAGCGGCTGGGCCAGTCCGATGTGGCCGCGCTGCTCTCGCTGCTGGAGGAGCGTCCTGCGGTGCCGTTGGTGGCGACGCATACCCCGGGTGCGCCGACCGGTCCGTGTCTGAGCCGGCTGCTGGACATCCTCTCGGCCCGGTCGGTGACGCTGCCGCCGCTGCGCGAGCGCGTCGAGGACATCCCGGCGCTGCTGGCGGGCCTCGCCCGGCGCCCCTCCCCCGGACGTCCCCCGCTGGCCTGGAGCCTGGACGCGCGCCGGGCGCTGGAGCAGCACACCTGGCCGGGCAATGTCACCGAACTCGCCCATGTCGTAAGGGAGGTGGCCGAGCGCCGCCGCGCCACCGGGCCGGTGCGGCGCGAGGAGCTGCCGTACGGACTGCGGGTGCCACCGGCCACCCGCCGCCTGAGTGGCATGGAACGGGCGGAGCGCACGGCGATCCTGGAGGCGCTGCGCCGCCACGGGGACAACAAGGTGCGGGCCGCCGAGTCCCTGGGCATCGGCCGGGCCACGCTGTACCGGAAGCTGCGGGCGTACGGAATGGACCAGGCGTAG
- the sigJ gene encoding RNA polymerase sigma factor SigJ: MNENHLLAEGFEAHRRHLRAVAYRMLGSLSEADDAVQEAWLRLSRSDTAAVENLGGWLTTVVGRVCLDMLRSRTARREEPLGVHLPDPVISGETGPGPEDQALLADSVGLALLVVLETLAPAERLAFVLHDLFAVPFDEIAPIVDRTPAAARQLASRARRRVRGAAPVPDADLARQREVVGAFLAAARDGDFEGLISVLDPDVVLRADYGPAPAPAPREVRGAAAVADQALTFSRLSSAGLLARPALVNGAVGVVSSRDGRPFSVLAFTVMDGRIAAIDILADPERLSGLDLTVLD, from the coding sequence ATGAACGAGAACCACCTTCTGGCGGAGGGCTTCGAGGCCCACCGCCGTCATCTGCGGGCGGTGGCCTACCGCATGCTCGGCTCGCTGAGCGAGGCGGACGACGCCGTCCAGGAGGCATGGCTGAGGCTCAGCCGCTCCGACACCGCCGCGGTGGAGAACCTGGGCGGCTGGCTGACCACCGTCGTCGGCCGGGTCTGCCTGGACATGCTGCGCTCGCGCACCGCCCGGCGCGAGGAGCCCCTGGGGGTGCACCTCCCCGACCCGGTCATCAGCGGTGAGACCGGGCCCGGCCCCGAGGACCAGGCGCTGCTCGCCGACTCGGTCGGCCTCGCCCTGCTGGTCGTCCTGGAGACGCTGGCCCCCGCCGAACGGCTGGCCTTCGTACTGCACGATCTGTTCGCCGTGCCGTTCGACGAGATCGCCCCCATCGTCGACCGCACCCCGGCCGCCGCCCGTCAGCTCGCCAGCCGCGCCCGCCGCCGGGTGCGGGGAGCGGCCCCGGTCCCCGACGCGGACCTGGCCCGGCAGCGCGAGGTCGTGGGCGCCTTCCTCGCCGCCGCGCGCGACGGCGACTTCGAGGGGCTGATCTCCGTACTCGACCCGGATGTCGTCCTGCGCGCCGACTACGGCCCCGCGCCCGCCCCGGCCCCGCGCGAGGTGCGTGGCGCGGCGGCCGTGGCGGACCAGGCGCTCACCTTCTCCCGCCTCAGCAGCGCGGGCCTCCTCGCCCGTCCCGCGCTCGTCAACGGGGCGGTGGGCGTGGTCAGCTCCCGGGACGGGCGGCCGTTCTCGGTGCTGGCCTTCACGGTCATGGACGGCAGGATCGCGGCGATCGACATCCTGGCCGACCCCGAGCGGCTGAGCGGGCTCGATCTGACGGTCCTGGACTGA
- a CDS encoding FAD-dependent oxidoreductase — translation METVETDVLVVGSGPAGAATALALSTYGVPNVMVTRYGSLADTPRAHITNQRTMEVLRDLGVEDQITAQATPQPLMGNTVFCTSLAGEELGRLRSWGNDPLVQAAHELASPSRMCDMPQHLMEPVLVNAAVSRGTALRFHTEYLSHEQSDDGVTVLVEDRLRGDTYRVRARYLVGADGGRSRVVENAGLPTVGRMGVAGSLNIVFEADLTDLTAHRPSTLYWVLAPGATVGGIGAGLVRCVRPWTEWMVVWGYDLEAGPPDLTEEFARSVVHRLLGDDTIPVRITSTSAWTVNHLYAETYADRRVLCAGDAVHRHPPSNGLGSNTSVQDAYNLAWKLKLVLDGTAAPALLDSYSAERAPVGRQIVERANRSIGETAPVFEALGVLATSDTEQMWRNVDARKAATPEGAKQRQGLREAIAAKVYEFNAHGVEMNQRYVSDAIVPDGTPDPGFGRDPELYHQPTTRPGAKLPHAWVVRGRDRLSTLDLGGHGRFTLFTGIGGDCWEEAAAAARKELGVELVTVSIGPGQEYEDPYGDWARLREIGDCGALLTRPDNHIGFRHPETSPHAGELLIGALRKILGHG, via the coding sequence GTGGAGACCGTCGAGACCGACGTACTGGTCGTGGGCAGTGGCCCCGCCGGCGCCGCGACGGCGCTCGCCTTGAGCACCTACGGCGTGCCCAACGTCATGGTCACCCGGTACGGAAGCCTGGCGGACACGCCCCGTGCGCACATCACCAACCAGCGCACCATGGAGGTGCTGCGCGACCTCGGCGTCGAGGACCAGATCACCGCCCAGGCCACGCCGCAGCCGCTGATGGGGAACACCGTCTTCTGCACCAGCCTCGCGGGCGAGGAGCTGGGACGGCTGCGCTCCTGGGGCAATGACCCGCTCGTCCAGGCCGCGCATGAACTGGCCAGCCCCAGCCGGATGTGCGACATGCCCCAGCACCTGATGGAGCCGGTGCTGGTGAACGCCGCGGTCTCCCGGGGCACCGCGCTGCGCTTCCACACCGAGTACCTCTCCCACGAGCAGTCGGACGACGGCGTGACCGTGCTGGTCGAGGACCGGTTGCGCGGGGACACCTACCGCGTCCGGGCCCGCTATCTGGTCGGCGCGGACGGCGGACGCAGCCGTGTCGTGGAGAACGCCGGGCTGCCCACGGTCGGCCGGATGGGCGTCGCGGGCAGCCTCAACATCGTCTTCGAGGCGGATCTCACCGACCTGACCGCCCATCGCCCCTCCACGCTCTACTGGGTGCTGGCCCCCGGCGCGACGGTGGGCGGCATCGGCGCGGGCCTGGTGCGCTGTGTGCGCCCCTGGACCGAGTGGATGGTGGTGTGGGGCTACGACCTGGAGGCGGGCCCGCCGGACCTCACCGAGGAGTTCGCGCGGTCCGTGGTGCACCGGCTGCTCGGCGACGACACGATCCCCGTGCGCATCACCTCGACCTCCGCGTGGACCGTCAACCATCTGTACGCCGAGACCTACGCCGACCGGCGGGTGCTGTGCGCGGGCGACGCCGTCCACCGCCATCCGCCGTCCAACGGGCTGGGCTCCAACACTTCCGTCCAGGACGCGTACAACCTCGCCTGGAAGCTCAAGCTGGTCCTCGACGGCACCGCCGCCCCCGCCCTTCTGGACAGCTACTCCGCCGAACGGGCACCGGTGGGACGGCAGATCGTCGAGCGGGCCAATCGGAGCATCGGTGAGACCGCGCCGGTCTTCGAGGCGCTGGGTGTGCTCGCCACCTCCGACACCGAGCAGATGTGGCGCAATGTCGACGCCCGTAAGGCCGCCACGCCCGAGGGCGCGAAGCAACGGCAGGGACTGCGCGAGGCCATCGCGGCCAAGGTGTACGAGTTCAACGCGCACGGTGTGGAGATGAACCAGCGGTACGTCTCGGACGCCATCGTCCCCGACGGCACCCCCGACCCCGGTTTCGGCCGCGACCCGGAACTGTACCACCAGCCCACCACACGCCCCGGCGCCAAGCTGCCGCATGCGTGGGTCGTCCGGGGCCGTGACCGGCTGTCCACCCTCGACCTCGGCGGCCACGGCCGGTTCACCCTCTTCACCGGCATCGGCGGGGACTGCTGGGAGGAGGCCGCCGCGGCGGCCCGGAAGGAACTCGGCGTGGAGCTCGTCACCGTCTCCATCGGCCCGGGCCAGGAGTACGAGGACCCGTACGGCGACTGGGCCCGGCTGCGCGAGATCGGCGACTGCGGGGCCCTGCTGACCCGCCCCGACAACCACATCGGCTTCCGCCACCCCGAAACGTCCCCGCACGCCGGGGAGTTGCTGATCGGGGCGCTACGGAAGATTCTCGGCCACGGCTGA
- a CDS encoding purine or other phosphorylase 1, which yields MGAEGKGGAARADVVVLTALEVEYRAVRAHLEDPRPVKAERGALFEVGVFRAGSGERTVAIHMTGPGNPGAAASVERAAALFAPWAVLFVGVAGGVKDVALGDVVAADAVYDYETGKDTESGFWPRQKTHQSAYGLVQLARLVAAGDAWQRRIRPGDDAPRPRAQVKPLAAGGRVVAHHRSDAGLRLAASAGDALAVDMEGFGFLAGAYVNQQLDALVIRGISDLLGDKGEAHDERWQPVASRHAAAFAFELIGRIPVAADAPGVADDPAARPFTADTRSLDTDMGSRAADTPPLASGTHPQAPRRRKLTIRDIGDLADTLLAVSGMTSPARWQQLLDELPTVGTAVGRQSASRSEALSLLRTCEARRAMGELVEVIAVLAPDDPAAAELTRRVEDLGLA from the coding sequence ATGGGCGCTGAGGGCAAGGGCGGGGCGGCGCGGGCCGATGTGGTGGTCCTGACCGCGCTGGAGGTCGAGTACCGGGCGGTCCGGGCCCACTTGGAGGATCCGCGCCCGGTCAAGGCGGAGCGGGGCGCACTGTTCGAAGTGGGCGTGTTCCGCGCCGGATCCGGTGAGCGGACGGTCGCCATCCATATGACGGGTCCGGGGAATCCGGGCGCCGCGGCCTCGGTCGAGCGGGCCGCGGCGCTCTTCGCGCCCTGGGCGGTGCTGTTCGTGGGGGTCGCGGGCGGCGTCAAGGACGTCGCGCTGGGCGATGTGGTGGCCGCCGACGCGGTGTACGACTACGAGACCGGTAAGGACACCGAGTCGGGGTTCTGGCCCCGGCAGAAGACCCATCAGTCCGCGTACGGGCTCGTGCAACTGGCCCGGCTGGTGGCGGCGGGCGACGCGTGGCAGCGGCGGATCCGCCCGGGAGACGACGCGCCACGCCCCCGCGCGCAGGTGAAACCCCTCGCGGCGGGCGGCCGAGTGGTGGCGCACCACCGCTCGGATGCCGGGCTCAGGCTCGCCGCCAGTGCGGGTGACGCGCTCGCGGTGGACATGGAGGGCTTCGGCTTCCTCGCGGGCGCGTACGTCAACCAGCAGTTGGACGCGCTGGTGATCCGCGGCATCTCGGACCTGCTCGGGGACAAGGGCGAGGCGCACGACGAGCGCTGGCAGCCGGTGGCCTCCCGGCACGCGGCCGCCTTCGCCTTCGAACTGATCGGCCGGATCCCGGTGGCGGCGGACGCCCCGGGGGTGGCGGATGACCCGGCGGCCCGGCCGTTCACCGCCGACACGCGGTCCCTGGACACCGACATGGGGTCCCGTGCGGCCGATACGCCCCCGCTCGCCAGCGGTACGCACCCCCAGGCCCCCCGGCGGCGCAAGCTGACGATCCGTGACATCGGCGATCTCGCGGACACGCTGCTGGCCGTGTCCGGGATGACCTCCCCCGCCCGCTGGCAGCAGTTGCTCGACGAGTTGCCCACCGTGGGAACCGCGGTGGGCCGTCAGTCGGCGAGCCGCTCGGAGGCCCTGTCCCTGCTGCGCACCTGCGAGGCGCGGCGTGCGATGGGCGAGCTGGTGGAGGTGATCGCGGTGCTCGCCCCGGACGATCCGGCGGCCGCCGAACTCACCCGGCGGGTCGAGGATCTCGGATTGGCGTGA
- a CDS encoding glutathione peroxidase yields the protein MSLYDIPLHTLTGEPTSLGEHRGAALLVVNVASKCGLTPQYEGLERLQQRYAERGFTVLGVPCNQFAGQEPGTSEEIQTFCSTTYGVSFPLLEKIDVNGEQRHPLYAELTRTPDAQGEAGDVQWNFEKFLISPEGDVVGRFRPRTEPEADDVVAAIEARLPR from the coding sequence ATGAGCCTGTACGACATTCCCCTGCACACCCTTACCGGCGAGCCGACCTCTCTCGGTGAGCATCGGGGCGCGGCGCTGCTGGTGGTCAATGTGGCGTCCAAGTGCGGTCTCACCCCGCAGTACGAGGGGCTCGAGCGGCTGCAGCAGCGTTATGCCGAGCGCGGGTTCACCGTGCTGGGGGTTCCGTGCAATCAGTTCGCCGGGCAGGAGCCGGGGACGAGCGAGGAGATCCAGACGTTCTGCTCGACGACCTACGGCGTGTCCTTCCCGCTGCTGGAGAAGATCGATGTCAACGGCGAGCAGCGGCATCCGCTCTACGCCGAGCTGACGCGGACGCCGGACGCGCAGGGCGAGGCGGGGGATGTGCAGTGGAACTTCGAGAAGTTCCTGATCTCGCCGGAGGGTGACGTCGTGGGCCGGTTCCGGCCGCGCACCGAGCCGGAGGCGGACGACGTCGTCGCCGCGATCGAGGCGCGGCTTCCCCGGTGA
- a CDS encoding LuxR C-terminal-related transcriptional regulator, with product MPGHSGETIPSPVGDADALIAAAHEHDPDIVITDVRMPPGNADDGLRAAVALRDHRATLPVLVLSQYIEQSYATHLLDLGSEAGIGYLLKDRVSAVTQFASAVEEVAAGATVMDPEVVRQLLRRRHGPLRQLTPREREVLSLMAEGRSNGEIARDLYVTEAAVNKHVSSILQKLDLRLDGQGHRRVLAVLTYLRA from the coding sequence TTGCCAGGGCATTCCGGAGAAACGATTCCCAGCCCGGTCGGCGACGCCGACGCGCTGATCGCCGCGGCCCACGAGCACGACCCTGACATCGTCATCACCGATGTACGGATGCCACCGGGCAACGCCGACGACGGCCTCCGCGCCGCGGTCGCGCTACGCGATCACCGCGCCACCCTGCCCGTCCTGGTGCTCAGTCAGTACATCGAGCAGTCCTACGCCACTCATCTGCTCGACCTGGGCAGCGAGGCCGGCATCGGCTATCTGCTCAAGGACCGGGTCAGTGCCGTCACCCAATTCGCGAGCGCGGTCGAGGAGGTGGCCGCCGGGGCGACGGTCATGGACCCCGAAGTGGTGCGCCAGCTCCTGCGCCGACGGCATGGCCCCCTGCGGCAGCTCACCCCCCGGGAGCGCGAAGTCCTCTCCCTCATGGCCGAGGGACGCTCCAACGGCGAGATCGCCCGCGACCTCTATGTCACGGAGGCCGCGGTCAACAAGCATGTCAGCAGCATCCTCCAGAAACTCGACCTCCGCCTGGACGGCCAGGGACACCGACGCGTCCTCGCCGTTCTCACCTACCTGCGCGCCTGA
- a CDS encoding YceI family protein codes for MPLALLRRMRTRRPDRGSGLRIPLPVGAGAFSCEVLDPVGQALGGVEVTVAETRGAARTVAKATTDPHGLFLATLEPGQYTVLLTGSGLQPNRLTVDIAHGQSEPPRRVQMEPSQQLELPPPGTWLFDPPHTAIRFIARHVGMANVHGRFTRFRGGIHIAERMEDSRVEVVIDASSINTGNNTRDNHLRSADFLDVENFPEIHFASNRFTWRSGPKWTLQGPLTMHGVSRSVNLDTTYLGAVNGGYDQELRCAALATAELHREDYTLNWRNMLARGIAVVGPTVKLELDIQAMYRNHDTPTPPE; via the coding sequence ATGCCCCTCGCACTGCTCCGGCGCATGCGCACCAGGCGTCCGGACCGCGGATCAGGACTCAGGATCCCCCTGCCCGTGGGTGCCGGAGCCTTCAGCTGCGAGGTCCTGGACCCCGTCGGCCAGGCCCTGGGCGGCGTGGAGGTCACCGTCGCCGAGACGCGTGGCGCCGCCCGTACGGTGGCCAAGGCCACCACCGATCCACACGGCCTGTTCCTCGCCACACTCGAACCGGGGCAGTACACCGTGCTGCTCACCGGAAGCGGGCTGCAGCCCAACCGCCTCACCGTCGACATCGCCCACGGCCAGAGCGAACCGCCCCGCCGGGTGCAGATGGAACCCTCCCAGCAACTGGAACTCCCACCGCCGGGCACCTGGCTCTTCGACCCGCCGCACACTGCGATCCGCTTCATCGCCCGCCACGTCGGCATGGCCAATGTGCACGGCCGCTTCACCCGCTTCCGGGGCGGCATCCACATCGCCGAGCGGATGGAGGACTCCCGCGTCGAGGTCGTCATCGACGCCTCCAGCATCAACACCGGCAACAACACCCGCGACAACCACCTGCGCTCGGCGGACTTCCTCGACGTCGAGAACTTCCCGGAGATCCACTTCGCCAGCAACCGCTTCACCTGGCGCAGCGGACCAAAATGGACCCTCCAGGGCCCCCTCACCATGCACGGCGTCAGCCGCTCGGTGAACCTGGACACCACCTACCTCGGCGCCGTGAACGGCGGCTACGACCAGGAACTGCGCTGTGCCGCCCTCGCCACGGCGGAACTGCACCGTGAGGACTACACGCTGAACTGGCGCAACATGCTCGCCCGCGGCATCGCCGTGGTCGGCCCCACGGTCAAGCTGGAGCTCGACATCCAGGCGATGTACCGCAACCACGACACGCCGACGCCGCCCGAGTAG
- a CDS encoding glycoside hydrolase family 9 protein, which produces MPVPLLPRPRGARTATALLTGALLLIAAQSAPAGADSSAAPAALTTRATASAAPSAVQVNQLGYLPDGPKRATVVSASATALPWQLRDAAGRTAASGTTAVRGADAASGQSAHLVDFSAYQGTGTGYTLTVDGRTSHPFDIRANLYDGLRADAMSFFYQQRSGIPIEASLAGAAYARPAGHLGVAPNRGDTAVPCVSGVCDYTRDVRGGWYDAGDQGKYVVNGGLAVWQLVNSFERAKRTGHAAALGDSTLRVPERGNGIPDVLDEGRWELEFLMRMQLPEGAPRAGMAFHKVHDAAWTGLPTRPERDAEPRELHAPSTAATLNLAAAAAQCARVYAPYDAAFAARCLDSARRAWAAAQANPEVLAPGSDSTGGGAYDDTEVGDEFYWAAAELYATTGEARYRDAVTSSPYHTASDVFTPLGFNWQDTAPLGRIVLATVPNGLPATDLARVRASVVSAADGQLSTMAGQGYGVPLPADGYVWGSNGQVANNGTVMAVAYELTKQRRYRTGALETLDYLLGRNALGQSYVTGYGEHAAQNQHHRFWAHQYDASLPNPPAGSIAGGANAGLEDPVAQEKLPGCAPAACYIDDIGSYSTNEVAINWNAPLAWLTAFAAERG; this is translated from the coding sequence ATGCCCGTGCCCCTGTTACCCCGTCCGCGCGGTGCGCGGACCGCCACCGCGCTGCTGACCGGCGCACTGCTGCTGATCGCCGCCCAGTCCGCGCCCGCCGGAGCGGACTCCTCCGCGGCGCCCGCGGCTCTTACCACCCGTGCCACCGCCTCCGCCGCGCCGTCCGCCGTCCAGGTCAATCAGCTCGGGTATCTGCCGGACGGCCCCAAACGCGCCACCGTCGTGAGCGCGAGCGCCACCGCCCTGCCCTGGCAACTGCGCGACGCGGCGGGCCGCACCGCCGCCTCGGGCACCACCGCCGTACGGGGCGCGGACGCCGCCTCCGGGCAGTCGGCCCATCTGGTGGACTTCTCCGCGTACCAGGGGACGGGCACCGGCTACACGCTCACCGTGGACGGCCGGACCAGCCATCCCTTCGACATCCGCGCGAACCTCTACGACGGGCTGCGCGCGGACGCCATGTCCTTCTTCTACCAGCAGCGCAGCGGTATCCCCATCGAGGCGTCCCTGGCCGGTGCGGCATACGCACGCCCGGCGGGCCATCTGGGGGTCGCTCCCAATCGGGGTGACACCGCCGTGCCCTGCGTCAGCGGGGTGTGCGACTACACCCGGGATGTGCGCGGCGGCTGGTACGACGCGGGTGACCAGGGCAAATACGTGGTCAACGGTGGTCTCGCGGTCTGGCAGCTCGTCAACTCCTTCGAGCGCGCGAAGCGCACGGGGCACGCGGCGGCGCTCGGGGACTCCACGCTGCGCGTCCCCGAGCGCGGCAATGGGATCCCCGATGTGCTCGACGAGGGGCGCTGGGAGCTGGAGTTCCTGATGCGCATGCAGCTCCCGGAGGGCGCGCCACGGGCGGGGATGGCCTTCCACAAGGTCCACGACGCCGCGTGGACCGGGCTGCCCACCCGTCCGGAGCGGGACGCCGAGCCGCGTGAGCTGCATGCTCCGTCCACCGCCGCGACCCTCAATCTGGCCGCTGCGGCGGCGCAGTGCGCCCGGGTCTACGCACCGTACGACGCCGCCTTCGCCGCCCGCTGCCTGGACTCCGCGCGCCGTGCCTGGGCCGCCGCGCAGGCGAACCCGGAGGTGCTCGCACCGGGTTCCGACTCCACCGGCGGTGGGGCGTACGACGACACCGAGGTGGGCGACGAGTTCTACTGGGCGGCGGCGGAGCTGTACGCGACCACCGGGGAGGCGCGGTACCGGGACGCGGTCACCTCCTCGCCGTACCACACCGCGAGCGATGTGTTCACCCCGCTCGGCTTCAACTGGCAGGACACCGCGCCCCTCGGCCGGATCGTCCTGGCCACCGTCCCCAACGGCCTGCCCGCCACCGACCTCGCCCGCGTCCGCGCGTCCGTGGTCTCTGCCGCCGATGGGCAACTGAGCACGATGGCCGGTCAGGGCTATGGGGTGCCGCTGCCGGCGGACGGCTATGTGTGGGGCTCCAACGGCCAGGTGGCCAACAACGGGACCGTCATGGCCGTCGCCTACGAGCTCACCAAGCAGCGGCGCTACCGCACCGGGGCGCTGGAGACGCTGGACTATCTGCTCGGCCGCAACGCGCTCGGCCAGTCGTACGTCACCGGCTACGGCGAGCACGCCGCGCAGAACCAGCACCACCGCTTCTGGGCGCATCAGTACGACGCCTCGCTGCCGAACCCGCCCGCCGGATCCATCGCGGGCGGGGCCAACGCGGGGCTGGAGGATCCGGTGGCGCAGGAGAAGCTCCCGGGCTGCGCGCCCGCGGCGTGCTACATCGACGACATCGGCTCGTACTCCACCAATGAGGTGGCGATCAACTGGAACGCGCCGCTGGCGTGGCTGACCGCGTTTGCCGCGGAACGCGGCTGA